TGGGGGGCCAGGCCGAatagaaacgaaaaaaaaatactaaatggAATCCATCATTCACTGGCGTGGCCGCATTTAAAACATCttgattaaaaaactaaaaaagggACTGGGCTCTGGGTGAAATGGTGAAATGAAAGCCAAATGCAAACTCAGCGCattctaagtgcgccggcggaaaaaacaaaaaggataCGAAAATcgcgaaaaaaaaatcaaatgggCGAAGGCTAAAAAACTTATAAGCCGCGAGGGTAGAGCGAAGTTGCGGCAGCAGCGTTTAAAAAGGGATTTCAAAATTAACGTCCATCGGGCGGGAAAAAAGTCAATTTGAATGATTAAATAGCGAAAGCTGTGTAAAAGTTGTGTCGCCGGACCGTGATCGACCCCGCAAAAAATCCAAAGCCCCACCATTTCCAATCCAGAACCCGAAAACAGAGAAAAATGCGATTAGTGTGGTCTTTTGTGTGGCATTGCCTCCTTTGTAGAGCACTCTCATGCggatttacatttattaattcCCCTGGCAGCTGCCGAAAAAAGGGTCGCAGACTTCACTCCGGGATataaacaagtaaataaaaacatgtgAACGTTTGCGCAAAAGGCGATAATCCATCATTTTCGTCACAGGTTGAATGCGGCACACGAACAGTGGCTCGATCTTTTAGCCCGCCTAAGAAAATTGATGTACTTAACATGATATCTTTTCTTAAATGAGCCagagtatttaaataatatgatTGATTAGCGAGGAATTACCCAAAGTTCAAAGTATTCcgtacttaatttaaatatggtttGCTTTAGCTTACAGTCGTTGCAGtttttagctattttaaatatgaaatatatctgcgcaataaatttaaaatctgaaaTTGCTATGTAAATTTGAatcgttttaatttaaataaattggattTATAACGAATACAAACCATTTAAtgaactgcatttaaaacaaacataagCCATTTAAACCTTATATTTCGCACATTAGCTCAATTATCTTAATATTAAGTTATGCTAATATGTTATGTTAATACAAAAACtgcattaacaaaaaataaaaaccattttgaattattaGCTCAAGTatcataatattatattttgcaGTTTAATATGGAttgaatttttgattatttttatatatattttatgaattaaaataaaatatttcgagTTCTACCACCCATTGTAGTGTCTTTAACGACCCTCTGTCCCTGGCAGAGACTTGTAATCCCCATCGCATGATTATGCCAAAAGTGAACCAATCCATCGCAGCAGCCGAAAAAGGTTAAGCTCAGTGTCCCTGCAAGATGGGGCGTTTCAATCCCCCACAAGTGGGTGAGTGGGACTATCATGTCGTTCAGGTGGAGCGGCATCCAAACAATTTTGACGcaataaaatgattttgatgaaaaattaaaaagcatttcAATCACGTCGAAAGTTTTCTGACATCACAAAAATTGTTGCTTGTGTTGGGGCAAAAGTGAAAAAGCAGGGGCGAGTGCTACGGAGTGGTACTTTTGAAGGACGTGTGGTTGTGAAGGTTGCGAGGCATGGCACCCAACTCTCATGTCTGGCAGTCATTTATTTAGATGCTAATTTAAGTGTGCGCCTGGAATAatgctttcaatttttgttaaaacgCTGCAGATACGCTCATGTGGGTGGTTGGAggatttaaattatgttaacTTTAAGTTTTAGCTAGGTAGTTTAGCATATTACAGCatgaaatttgtaaaatataaaatggtaTACGCcaccaattaaaattttcaagatATCAATATATGAAATagtaataacaaaaataaaactatttcaaaGTTCAAATATCAAGCTTTTTTGTGGTAGTTGCGTTTGCCATTTTTGGTTGCGGCGTATGCTATGCCAAGTTttgaatgaattttaaaattaaaataaattgttgaaataTAGAAATGGAAAATCAAACAACACTCcacactttaaaataatattctaTTTTTTAGTAATACCATTAGAGATCAACAACttttacaaagtttaaataccatatttaagcttttttcTGGTAGTTGCGTTTGTTATTTTCGTTTGCAACGAGAGTAAGCAAATTTGTTGAATTATAGGAAACGGAAATcctcattttaaataataatatatagtttatttgtttcaaaGTTAAAATAACATGCTTTTCTCTtgcttttttttgccatttccgTTTGCAAAGCAAAGCTatgaaattttgtaaattaaattaacatattGGCCTAACTATAGAAATGGTAATAATCTTTAAAactgtaaaataattttagccTGCAAACACTTTTCCATTCATTTTCCTTGGCGCTTCCggtaaattttgtttgccacCCGCAAAGTATGCaatcaaatgaaaatgggCATAATGATGCCCCGCTTTTCAGCCAAAATTCTCACAGCTTACCACCGCCTTTGTTGGCCATTTAAATAGGCAATGAAGCTGCATTAAGAATTAAAGACTTCATTAAATCCGCAGTACTGCTGCccattaaataaacataattttccaCCTGGCCAGTGTGCCTCTTGCCTTTTGCCTTTTGCTGTTTGCCTTGGTCCATTGTCGTTGGCAATTtcttggtttatttttttagccgctttctgctgctgttgctgttgatgttgttgttgttgttcgtaGTGCTTAATTCGCATTTAATCTCATCAGGTTGGCGACGTCCTCGTCAGGGGTGCAGTGAACCATTACACCCACATCAGCGGCAAATGCCGAGCGACAGGCCGCCGCAGATTTTGATGGGTGGGTGATGGGTGGGGGGCGGTGGTTGGTTTATAGCAAAGAAGGCGTGGCTGACTGCTcagtcgacgtcgacgtcTGCAGGTGACAGCTCACAGGTGAGTATTGCGCTGGCAGCGGCAATAAAAAGCATGTAAATGAGGCCCAGAACACTGGGCTTACATAGCGAAATCTCCCAGCTGCGGTTACATAATGTTGTGACAAGGTGCTAACCCAGCGTGGATCTGATCTCAGAGCACACAGAGCAAAAATATGTGCAAGAAATGGTAGTGCGATTCAAGGTGATAGTTATTTAGCTCTGTAGTTGGGGGATTTGAAGtgtgtaaattttaaaatttttttaaaataatgttacaTATGTATTTACAACAATGGGTTGGTTAAAATATGAGCTAGTCAAtttataattacaattttgttttttttttctttaaacgCAAGAGAGATAGCCAATATAATggtaatataaaatttatttgttgaattATCCAATTGATACTGTAACTTTTTTGTTGTGCACTGTGGGAAAGGGGCTTGCTTGTTATTTTCTCTCTGCCAGCAGTTAATCAGAGAATCAGAGAAATTAAGCAATGCTTTTGAAGGGGGCAGAGAAAGAGTGGCGACGCCAGCTGTGCGGCCCAAAGCTGACGACATCAGCCAGGACGACATCCCGCTGGGCAGGACAATGGCAGGACccagtagtagtagtagtgaTTGCCTCGACAATTGCTGGGCCAACAGCAGTTGGAGCAACAAGAGCAAACATTCCAGCCAGCTGAAGGGGATTGAGGGGGGGTATCTGGCACCGGCGGCCACCCAAACCTCCATACACCATACTCACACGCACAACAACCGGCGGCGGCACTGCtggttgttgctattgttgccATTACTCTGGGTTATTGCTGGGATGGCTGGCGTCGCTGTCGGCGCTTTGCCGCTGCCACTGGCACTGCTGCCGTCGATGCCTCAAAGAGTATAGTATTCCGCAACAAGCTCTACAGCCAGCAATCAGTTGGGCGCTGGAAACGAACGCGTGCAGTGTGGACTCtcaaattggccaaaaaccGAGCCAAAATtcgaaaacacaaaaaacgtTGGAGAAAAGactagaaaaaaataacaaatattgaatCGTTAGAAACGTCTGTTTTTGGTTAGaacccccctcccccctcccACCCACATTTTATGCCATTGCCttgtcaataaaaaaaagtgcgTGAATGCGTAGGAAGCGAGAAAGGAAAGACATCATATTGAATTTATGGTGTAGGTGCAGCGACGTGTTTCTCGAGGATATTTTTTGGGGCCATACCCAGATATACACCCGTCGTCAAGGGTGTGACACGGCCCAGTTTTGGGTGCCTCACCTTTGAACTCTCGTCCTTGTTCCTCGCCTTGTGTGTCCTTTTATTGTTGTCTTACCTTTTCGGAACAATTACCCTTATCGAAATTGCTTTTGCCAACCGCTACGAGTGAACAATTCCGGTCCGGTTCAGATTGGCTCGAAGTATTGCGCGttgataattgaatttttgtgGCGGCTGCTTTGCGGGAATATCCTAATTGGAAATTTGTTATACGAAGTTCGATGAACTGAacgataaaattgaaaatgtccCCCGACAATCAAGTGAAATTACCCAAATAGTTGTGAATTAAAGCCACCAAAAAACATGGATAACATTACAGTGTCAGCGGCTGAAATGCTGGGCAACATAAGCCTGAATGCCAGCCGAAACGATGAGAACTTGACCTCCTTCTTTACGGACGAGGAGTGGCTGGCCATCAGCGGTACTCTGCCCTGGATAGTGGTCTTCTTCTTTGGAGCCATTGCCATCACGGGATTCTTCGGCAACCTGCTGGTCATCCTTGTGGTGGTTTTCAATAAGAACATGAGGTCTACAACCAACCTGATGATTGTCAACCTGGCTGCTGCTGATCTGATGTTCGTGATCCTGTGCATTCCGTTCACGGCCACCGACTACATGGTCTACTATTGGCCATTCGGCCGATTCTGGTGCCGCAGTGTGCAGTATTTGATTGTGGTGACGGCCTTCGCCTCCATCTACACCCTGGTGCTGATGTCCATCGATCGCTTCCTGGCCGTCGTTCACCCCATTCGGTCGCGGATGATGCGCACGGAGAACATCACCCTGATTGCCATCGTAACGCTGTGGATCGTGGTGCTGGTCGTTTCCGTGCCAGTTGCCTTCACCCACGACGTGATGGTAAGTGGGCCTGCTGCTGTGCCTAAATCTGCTGCGAAGAACACGGAGCAGGCAAATTTATTGCTTTCCATCATCGTCACCTCGTTAGATTCGAGATTCCTCTCGCTGCACGTCAATAGCATAGTCCGCCTTCGCAGAGATCGTAATCCAGAAGGTGAAACCTTCTGATATAATTCATTTGCCTCTGCTATACTATATACGCCTATTAAAgattttcccctttttatcttgttttctgtttcgtgtttatattgaaaattcAGCTAGTCGcccaatttgtttttgttactaatttgctattttgaattcataaatttttaattatagagCCAGATAGCCAGCGAGAAACACTTTCCAACTGGCCAGTCTCTTTGTGCCTTGCACAATTTCAGTTTCAACTGTTGATCTGAAAGCACGTAAATCATGGCCAGTCGTAAGTCGTAACAAGTGGTCATTATGGAATGGAAACTTTGCACTTTGTGCGAACTTCGGGCGCACACTGCGTATGATAAATGTCTTGGCGGGGTGGCGATCTTGAAGCGCTCTTTTTGGCCTTATGGCCTTTCAGCTTTTATGATCGATGCGCAAAATGCGAGAAACAATATAATTGCGGAATAATCGCCCAAAATCATAGGATCAGCGGGCGGTACCAAAAATGTACAGGAATGATAGTGTGCGTTTGAGTTCTaggatttttaattattaaattttactttaattgtACTAAATTCCAAACTTTGTATTCAATtggaatataaaatattaaaaaacaatattaattacaatgcatattaaattgcatgatttcatgttgaaatattataataaatgtaaatataatagaaaaaatttgataaaacaGTTTCTATTTGGTTAAAATggttacatttaaaacaaaatcaaaaaggatgaaaatcaaaccaaataatatttaaatggagtacaatatatttgtgtttgctttgttttttgtgccagtgttattgtaattttgttaaacaatttattttgaaattttacgCCATTTTCTTTCTGCTTATAAATTGACCAAGATTATCAACAACAAGAAGACAAAAGTAATGAAACAGACAAAATTCTTGAGTTTCTTATAATAAAGACTTTGGGTAATCGAATTAATCTAACCTGTGCTAATATTTCTTATGGCCAATAGCTCGGAGTTCTGAGTAATAAAATTTCTCAggcatataaaataaaaaatgatattaaattttaatttcatatatattgtattaacGATATTTAGTTCAGTGTACTTATTGTACTTAATTGCACCTTGtgaatatttgtttgctgtttgttgtacCGCTGGCTGACTGTTGGATTTCACAATCACGAGCATTCAGTGCATAGGGCTATTTTCCTGTTGACGTCATTAAATAGCCGAGAGGCTTTTTCCCCATTGATTTCCCAGTGCCAATAAAGCGAATCCCGCATCACACACGCCcaactttttatttgtgcGGTCGAGTTTTCTCCGTTTTTTTCCTGGCCAAAAGCGAAAGAGTCGCGGTTAATTAAACGAACCATGCCATCGTCACCCGAACGATGAGCTATTTTATCTATGAGATGTCTGCTCTTGGTGTTTTGTTATTGTAAcctaatattttattaaatggcATTTCACGCTTCGTTATTTTTTCCCGTTCAGTTTGTTTACGCTGAGGGCGGAGGAGAGCTCCAGTGGGTCGCATTATTGTTTGCTTAtgtgtttgctttgctttgtcTAAGGATTAAGCTGGAAAAATATAGGCGGCCAAATTGAATGCTCATATGTGTGCTTTGCTTTCGCTATCTTGTTCCATGCGTGTGCAAATACAAAAGAACAGGCGATAAAAAGGCATAATTAAGTCATGTTTGATCAACATGTTAATTAACAGTTTGTCATTAATTATTTCCATATTACATTGCCAGGCGCACAGAGCACACACGCATACGAGTATATTGTATATGCAAGCAATGAGGGCGCGATTGCGCCATTATCTTTTTATTAGAAATCGATAAGTAATAATCATAAAGGCACATATGTCTGAGTGCGTAACTAGATATGCGATCTCCAGGTCATGGCATTGATTGACAGCTGCTGGCTGGCTTTTCTCTCGAACGAGGCAAAGCCCTTAATGGCTTGTCAATTCTATTAAGTCTctgggtttggtttggttttgcttttggTGCGGAACAAAATTAACCCATAAATCAGCGGAGGGTCTGGCCGTGATTTGTCTACTTCAGCAGTGGCCTTGGCCACTTGACGCTGCCCAGATTTGAACTCAATTTGTGGGCCAACATCTCGCGTTCAGTGTAATAACAAtatcaacaacagcaacaacaagggcggctaataaacaaacatttttgtaagcaTTTTCGGGGCATTAACGGCAAGATttcttaaatacaatttttcatCGGTCGAAAGCGGGTGGCGGggattttaagcaaaattgtaaacaaaaggctgcaaatattttttttacgatAGGCCAGGCAGTTTATGACCCTCCTAAGCGTCAGCGCACCAGTCTCGTCTAGCCCGTCCAGCCAATAAAGCAATTCTATGAACCGAAAATCGCCAAATTCCTCCTATATCGACCACCCTGCTCCAAATCCAAAAACTCCAGCAGAACAATTTGTCAGCCAAATGTCAGCGACAGAGAAACAAAAGTGAGATTGCGAGTTAGTTGTCGACGTCCGAACTATTCGCATGAcagtttagttttatttacgATGTCTGCTGGCTGCCATGCAACTGTCACCGGCAACATGACGTATGCGCAATATTCGATTCACTCACCCCTTTCCAATCATCGATTTCCGCAGGTGGTGTCCGATGCCAAGAATAACATCACATACGGCATGTGCATGTTCATAACGAACGATATTATGGACTCGAGGACCTACCATGTGACCTTCTTCATCAGCTCCTACATGCTGCCCCTGATGATCATCAGCGGGCTGTACATGCGCATGATCATGCGGCTGTGGCGCCAGGGCACCGGAGTCCGGATGTCCAAGGAGTCGCAGCGGGGTCGCAAGCGGGTCACCCGACTGGTCATCGTCGTGGTCATCGCCTTCGCCTCACTTTGGCTGCCCGTTCAGGTAACTCTTGAAACCATAGAAACCTCGCTAAAAAGGTGTCTGAAAAAATGCTAGAATATTACAAATTCGTGGGATTCATTTCAAAagatttgttaaatttgtaatgCATGCTTTTGAGCACCttaaaaacagattttaaaaatttatttttttctgtggcacaagtaaataatttatatttgtttggttttgtcCTAATCAAATAAGTATTTACATACACATACTTAACTAgatgtttaaaatatgtatttgtaaTCTAGAAGGccattgaatttatttacaaagacgtttatttattaagtacaTACATTTGAACAGATTTTAAAGTGAGTTCAAAGCCCTAGTGATGTAGGGATTAAAAGGCTTAAAATAGTTCTtacaagaaaattttaaatatatttgtatagaATTGTTctaaacgaaataaaattttaatttgaactgACGATTCGgacacaaatatttattgagttgatatttaaaagtatatatattctttgaCATCACTAAAGTGTTACCCAATTTTGAAGTATTCAAAtcgattttttcttttgttgatattttaatCCGTTTAAAAACTAGTTTCTATGCTTTCTAAATATTAGgttaatttataaatccaTCTTGAGCGTacattaattgttttccatttaattgGGCAGCTTATCCTACTGTTCAAGGCACTGGGTGTCGTCGAGATGAACAGCCTCCCTAAACTCGTCATCCAGGTCACCGCGCAGACACTGGCCTACAGCAGTTCCTGCATCAATCCGCTGCTCTACGCCTTCCTCTCCGAGAATTTCCGGAAGGCCTTCTACAAGGTGAGTGGAGTGGGTGCCAGCGAGTGGGTGGGTTGAGTGGAAGGGTCCTTGAAGGGCCGGCATCTGAGTGCTCGGTCAATATATCGACAATTCGACTGGCGGCGATGTCGgttgaaatattttcacagCATTGTTTTCGCttgcatttcatttgattttactCACATTTGTCATACATTTTAAGTGGGTCATCATTTTGATTTGCAGACtgagaaaaaataacaaacccTTTTCATATTGTATACGATCTATTGTATAAACACTCGCATCCGCTCAGCAACATTTCCATTCTCATTCCTAATTAGATTTTAAACGGGTAAATGTTTCcacatcaaattaaaaatcttaaatgcAATTGTATAATTAATGATCATAATAGACAgaagaaacaaaaatcaattggaGTGGgctaaaaggaaaaaaaaaagttgcgCGTGTTTTCCCATTAAATTTCGACGACCGTTTTAATGAGTTAAGTGCGAAAAACGAGCATACGCCGCGTGGGCTGCAGCATCGGCATCGGCGTCGGCATTGGcatcagcatcatcatcaaaaatttatatttacgaTATAAATAGGTAGAGTTTACAGAACAATTTCAGCCTAGGCTGGCCCATCAAACTGGATCATCATCGTCCATCTCGACTTCTCTATTTATATAGCCGACGATTCGCAGCTGTCTGGCATTTAAACAAAGAGTCCCCCCCCCCTTCCTCTGCTTTCACTTCGCAATGCCCTTGTTATGAAAGAGATATTTTCCATTATTGGATGTGTGTAAAAATCTTTTGTATTGTCCATTTAATGAA
This genomic window from Drosophila gunungcola strain Sukarami chromosome 3R, Dgunungcola_SK_2, whole genome shotgun sequence contains:
- the LOC128266215 gene encoding allatostatin-A receptor isoform X1 produces the protein MDNITVSAAEMLGNISLNASRNDENLTSFFTDEEWLAISGTLPWIVVFFFGAIAITGFFGNLLVILVVVFNKNMRSTTNLMIVNLAAADLMFVILCIPFTATDYMVYYWPFGRFWCRSVQYLIVVTAFASIYTLVLMSIDRFLAVVHPIRSRMMRTENITLIAIVTLWIVVLVVSVPVAFTHDVMVVSDAKNNITYGMCMFITNDIMDSRTYHVTFFISSYMLPLMIISGLYMRMIMRLWRQGTGVRMSKESQRGRKRVTRLVIVVVIAFASLWLPVQLILLFKALGVVEMNSLPKLVIQVTAQTLAYSSSCINPLLYAFLSENFRKAFYKAINCSSRYQNYTSDLPPPRKTSCARTSTTGL
- the LOC128266215 gene encoding allatostatin-A receptor isoform X2 translates to MDNITVSAAEMLGNISLNASRNDENLTSFFTDEEWLAISGTLPWIVVFFFGAIAITGFFGNLLVILVVVFNKNMRSTTNLMIVNLAAADLMFVILCIPFTATDYMVYYWPFGRFWCRSVQYLIVVTAFASIYTLVLMSIDRFLAVVHPIRSRMMRTENITLIAIVTLWIVVLVVSVPVAFTHDVMVVSDAKNNITYGMCMFITNDIMDSRTYHVTFFISSYMLPLMIISGLYMRMIMRLWRQGTGVRMSKESQRGRKRVTRLVIVVVIAFASLWLPVQLILLFKALGVVEMNSLPKLVIQVTAQTLAYSSSCINPLLYAFLSENFRKAFYKSLRSKRLGMRTTTHQDVSSEKTTY